A genomic region of Notamacropus eugenii isolate mMacEug1 chromosome 3, mMacEug1.pri_v2, whole genome shotgun sequence contains the following coding sequences:
- the DNAJC2 gene encoding dnaJ homolog subfamily C member 2 isoform X1 yields MLKTLDPKDWKNQDHYAVLGLGHVRYRATQKQIKAAHKAMVLKHHPDKRKAAGEPIAEGDNDYFTCITKAYEMLSDPVKRRAFNSIDPTFDNSVPSKNEAKDNFFEVFSPVFERNSRWSNKKNVPKLGDMNSSFEDVDAFYSFWYNFDSWREFSYLDEEEKEKAECRDERRWIEKQNRAARAQRKKEEMNRIRTLVDNAYSCDPRIKKFKEEEKAKKEAEKKAKVEAKRKEQEAKEKQRQAELEAARLAKEKEEEEVRQQALLAKKEKEIQKKAIKKERQKLRTSCKNWNYFSDSEGECVKMMEEIEKLCDRLELTSLQCLNDILTSTTKEEGKAAVEKQIEEINEQIRKEKEEAEARIRQASKSTEKSTGGSGSSSKNWSEDDLQLLIKAVNLFPAGTNSRWEVIANYMNLHSSSGIKRTAKDVISKAKSLQKLDPHQKDDINKKAFDKFKKEHGVVPQSDSAAPSERFEGPCTDFTPWTTEEQKLLEQALKTYPVNTPERWEKIASTVPGRSKKDCMKRYKELVEMVKAKKAAQEQVMNASRAKK; encoded by the exons ATGCTGAAAACGCTTGACCCTAAAGACTGGAAG AATCAAGATCATTATGCAGTTCTTGGACTTGGACATGTAAGATACAGAGCTACTCAGAAACAAATCAAAGCAGCCC ATAAAGCAATGGTTTTGAAACATCATCCAGACAAACGGAAAGCAGCAGGTGAACCAATAGCAGAAGGGGATAATGACTACTTTACTTGCATAACTAAAG CTTATGAAATGTTGTCTGACCCCGTGAAAAGACGAGCATTTAACAGTATAGATCCTACCTTTGATAACTCAGTTCCTTCTAAAAATGAAGCAAAGGACAATTTCTTTGAAGTGTTTTCACCAGTGTTTGAAAGGAATTCCAG atggtcaaataagaaaaatgttcCTAAACTTGGTGACATGAATTCATCATTTGAAGATGTAGATGCATTTTACTCTTTTTG GTATAACTTTGATTCTTGGAGAGAATTTTCTTActtagatgaagaagaaaaagaaaaagcagaatg TCGTGATGAGAGGAGGTggattgaaaaacaaaacagagcagCTAGGgcacaaaggaagaaagaagaaatgaacagAATAAGAACATTAGTTG ACAATGCATATAGCTGTGATCCTaggataaaaaaatttaaagaagaagaaaaagccaagaaggaagcagagaagaaagcaaaagtagaagcaaagagaaaggagcaagaggcaaaagaaaaa CAAAGACAAGCTGAATTAGAAGCAGCTCGattagcaaaggagaaagaagaagaagaagttagACAACAAGCGTTActggcaaagaaagaaaaggaaattcagaaaaaagccattaaaaaggaaaggcagaagCTTCGAACTTCATGCAAG AACTGGAATTATTTTTCAGACAGTGAGGGAGAGTGTGTTAAAATGATGGAAGAGATTGAAAAGCTTTGTGATCGTCTTGAACTAACAAG tttgcAGTGCCTGAATGACATTCTTACGTCTACTacaaaagaagaagggaaggcagCTGTGGAAAAGCAG atagaagaaataaatgagcagataagaaaagagaaggaggaagctgaggctcgtATACGTCAAGCATCTAAGAGTACTGAGAAATCAACTGGTGGAAGTGGCAGTAGCAGTAAAAATTGGTCAGAAGATGACTTGCAGTTACTAATTAAAGCTGTGAATCTTTTCCCTGCTGGAACTAATTCAAG GTGGGAAGTTATTGCCAATTATATGAACCTGCATTCTTCTTCTGGAATAAAGAGAACTGCAAAAGATGTCATCAGCAAAGCAAAGAGTCTTCAGAAACTGG ACCCTCATCAAAAAGATGACATAaacaaaaaagcttttgataaatttaaaaaggaaCATGGAGTTGTGCCTCAGTCAGACAGTGCAGCTCCTTCAGAGCGGTTTGAag gtccttgtacaGATTTTACACCTTGgacaactgaagaacaaaaacTTTTAGAACAAGCTCTGAAGACATATCCTGTGAATACACctgagagatgggaaaaaatagCTTCCACAGTGCCTGGACGATCAAAAAAGGACTGTATGAAACGAtataag GAACTTGTCGAAATGGTAAAAGCAAAAAAGGCTGCTCAAGAACAAGTGATGAATGCTAGTCGAGCCAAGAAATGA
- the DNAJC2 gene encoding dnaJ homolog subfamily C member 2 isoform X2: MVLKHHPDKRKAAGEPIAEGDNDYFTCITKAYEMLSDPVKRRAFNSIDPTFDNSVPSKNEAKDNFFEVFSPVFERNSRWSNKKNVPKLGDMNSSFEDVDAFYSFWYNFDSWREFSYLDEEEKEKAECRDERRWIEKQNRAARAQRKKEEMNRIRTLVDNAYSCDPRIKKFKEEEKAKKEAEKKAKVEAKRKEQEAKEKQRQAELEAARLAKEKEEEEVRQQALLAKKEKEIQKKAIKKERQKLRTSCKNWNYFSDSEGECVKMMEEIEKLCDRLELTSLQCLNDILTSTTKEEGKAAVEKQIEEINEQIRKEKEEAEARIRQASKSTEKSTGGSGSSSKNWSEDDLQLLIKAVNLFPAGTNSRWEVIANYMNLHSSSGIKRTAKDVISKAKSLQKLDPHQKDDINKKAFDKFKKEHGVVPQSDSAAPSERFEGPCTDFTPWTTEEQKLLEQALKTYPVNTPERWEKIASTVPGRSKKDCMKRYKELVEMVKAKKAAQEQVMNASRAKK, encoded by the exons ATGGTTTTGAAACATCATCCAGACAAACGGAAAGCAGCAGGTGAACCAATAGCAGAAGGGGATAATGACTACTTTACTTGCATAACTAAAG CTTATGAAATGTTGTCTGACCCCGTGAAAAGACGAGCATTTAACAGTATAGATCCTACCTTTGATAACTCAGTTCCTTCTAAAAATGAAGCAAAGGACAATTTCTTTGAAGTGTTTTCACCAGTGTTTGAAAGGAATTCCAG atggtcaaataagaaaaatgttcCTAAACTTGGTGACATGAATTCATCATTTGAAGATGTAGATGCATTTTACTCTTTTTG GTATAACTTTGATTCTTGGAGAGAATTTTCTTActtagatgaagaagaaaaagaaaaagcagaatg TCGTGATGAGAGGAGGTggattgaaaaacaaaacagagcagCTAGGgcacaaaggaagaaagaagaaatgaacagAATAAGAACATTAGTTG ACAATGCATATAGCTGTGATCCTaggataaaaaaatttaaagaagaagaaaaagccaagaaggaagcagagaagaaagcaaaagtagaagcaaagagaaaggagcaagaggcaaaagaaaaa CAAAGACAAGCTGAATTAGAAGCAGCTCGattagcaaaggagaaagaagaagaagaagttagACAACAAGCGTTActggcaaagaaagaaaaggaaattcagaaaaaagccattaaaaaggaaaggcagaagCTTCGAACTTCATGCAAG AACTGGAATTATTTTTCAGACAGTGAGGGAGAGTGTGTTAAAATGATGGAAGAGATTGAAAAGCTTTGTGATCGTCTTGAACTAACAAG tttgcAGTGCCTGAATGACATTCTTACGTCTACTacaaaagaagaagggaaggcagCTGTGGAAAAGCAG atagaagaaataaatgagcagataagaaaagagaaggaggaagctgaggctcgtATACGTCAAGCATCTAAGAGTACTGAGAAATCAACTGGTGGAAGTGGCAGTAGCAGTAAAAATTGGTCAGAAGATGACTTGCAGTTACTAATTAAAGCTGTGAATCTTTTCCCTGCTGGAACTAATTCAAG GTGGGAAGTTATTGCCAATTATATGAACCTGCATTCTTCTTCTGGAATAAAGAGAACTGCAAAAGATGTCATCAGCAAAGCAAAGAGTCTTCAGAAACTGG ACCCTCATCAAAAAGATGACATAaacaaaaaagcttttgataaatttaaaaaggaaCATGGAGTTGTGCCTCAGTCAGACAGTGCAGCTCCTTCAGAGCGGTTTGAag gtccttgtacaGATTTTACACCTTGgacaactgaagaacaaaaacTTTTAGAACAAGCTCTGAAGACATATCCTGTGAATACACctgagagatgggaaaaaatagCTTCCACAGTGCCTGGACGATCAAAAAAGGACTGTATGAAACGAtataag GAACTTGTCGAAATGGTAAAAGCAAAAAAGGCTGCTCAAGAACAAGTGATGAATGCTAGTCGAGCCAAGAAATGA